The Pseudomonas sp. FP2309 genomic sequence CCGTGGCCGGCAGTTCCGTATCTACCAGCATCAGTCGGTGCCTGAAATCGTCGAGAGCATTCTGCGCGGTCGTCACGACCTGGAAGGCCAGGACTTTTTCTTCAGATTGGCATGCGAACACCCCAAGCGTGAACAGGTCATGCAATACGGTGAAAGTGACCTGAAATTCATCGCTCGCCTGCTCGCTGATGTCGGCATCTGGTACCGCTTCACCAGCGACGAGCGCCTGCGCATCGACGTCGTCGAGTTTTGCGACAGTCAAATCTTCTATGAATTCGACATCAAGCTGCCGTATCGCCCGCAATCCGGGCTGGGCAGCAGCGGCGAGGATGGGGTATGGGCGCTGCAGTCCAACCATCAGGTGGTGGAGCAGCAGGTGCATGTGCGCACTTACCACCACCGGCATGCCAACGCTTACCTGAGCGCCGAGGTCGACCAGACCCGTGGCGCGACCACCACCTACGGCGAGGCCTACCACTACGCCGAACCCTACACGGCCCTGGGTGACCCAATCGATCAGCACGAAGACCTGCAAGGTGGATGCGGCTATTTCTACGCACGCCTGAGCCACGAACGCTACCTCAATGAGCAGACGCAACTCAGCGGCGTGAGCAGCAGCGCCACCCTGGCGCCGGGCCAGGTGCTCACCATCACCGGCGGCGCCCCCCAGGCGTTTAGCCCTCGCGTTGTGATCACGGGCCTTAAAACCAAAGCCGCCCGCGACCGCAGTTTCGTCGCCAGTTTTACCGGCATGCCCTATTCGGAGACCGTGTGCTTTCGTCCGCAAGTGGAGCAAAAGCCGCAAATCGCCGGGACTGTACCGGCCCGTGTCAGCAGCCCGGAGGCCAATGACCCCTACGGCCACATCGACCTCGAAGGCCGCTACAAGGTCCATTTTCTGTTCGATCGCGATAGCTGGAAGGCCGGTGAAGAAAGCGTGTGGCTACGCCTGGCGCGGCCCTACGCCGGCGACACCCACGGCCTGCATTTACCGCTGCTGGCCGGCACCGAAGTGGCGGTGGCCTTCGAACAGGGCGACCCGGACCGCCCCTACATCGCCCATGCCCTGCACGACAGTGAGCACCCCGATCACGTCACCCTGCGCAACTACAAACGCAATGTGCTGCGCACGCCGGCCAATAACAAACTGCGCATGGATGACACGCGCGGGCAGGAGCACGTGAAGCTGAGTACCGAGCACAGTGGCAAGAGCCAGCTCAATCTTGGGCATCTGGTGGATGCCGGACGCGAAAAGCGTGGTGAAGGTTTCGAGCTGCGCACCGATGGTTGGGGAGCGATTCGTGGTGGCAAGGGTTTGTTTATCAGTGCCGATGAGCAGGCGATGGCTTCGGATAACATGCTGGCCATGGCACCTGCCTCAGGGGAGGTGGCAGATGCAAAGCAGCAAATCGCCGACTGGCAGGAAATCGCCCAGGCTCACCATAGTCATCAGCCGGCAATCGAGGGTTTGCAGCAGTTTCAGGACAGTGCCAAGGACCTCAGCGCCTCGGCCATGCTGCTCAGTGCGCCCGAGGGCATTGGTGCGGTGACACCGGCCAGTATGCTGCTCAAAAGCGGCAAGTCGCTGTACGTGCAAAGCAGCGATGAGATCAACCTGGCCGCCGCCCAGCGCCTGTCGGTCCATGCAAACGAAGCCATCTCCCTATTGGCCCAGCAAGAAGGCATGCGCCTGGTTTCCGGCAAGGGCCCCCTGGAGATCGAATCCCACGGCGACGTGATGAAGCTGATTGCCCAACAGGACATCACTCAACAGTCGGTACAGGGCCATCTGCAACTGACGGCCAAAAATGGCATCACCCTGGGCTGTGGAGGTGCCTATATCCGGCTTACGCCGCAAGGCGATATCCATATTCATGGCCCGGGTTTGCTCAGTCTCAAGGGCAAACATCGTTTGAATCCGGGGACCAGTGAGCAATTTCCGTTGCCGGAGTTGCCCGGCTCGGTTTGCAAGGAATGCCTGAGGAAGGCGCAGGCCACCGGACAAGGCTTCGTTCCCAGGGAGGTGCAAGCATGAGTGCGGCTCCTTGCGATACCTGGATAGAACTGCTGGAAGTCTCCTGCGCAGAAGTGTCCGTCACCTGCCTGGATATCATCATCGATCAGGCCGGCAGCGAGTCTCCTTTATTGCCCAGCGTACTTGGCGTGGAGCCTGCACTGCCTTGGCACTCGTTATTTACCGGCTTGCCTGAGGCCGCCGCCAGCGAGCTGGCGCCGTTGCTGGTGCGTGTCGACCTGGCGCAACCCCTGCAACGCCAGTGGCTTCTCGGGCTGGCGCAAGCGCTGAAGGGGCGCTCCCAGCTGCTGGTGCTGGCCTCCTTCTGGCCTTTCCAGGAATTGGCCGAACACCTGGGGCAATGCCTGGAAGTGCGCAATGGTGGGCACCTGGGCTTGCTGCGTTACTACGACCCGCGTGTTTTCCCGTTGCTGTTCAGCCATGTACTTGAACCCGAGCAGCAACACCGGTTGCTGTGTCCTGCTGTGTTCTGGAGTTGGCTGGATCGCGACGGCATTCCCAGGCAGCTCAAGGGGAGGGTCGATGCGCTGGAGCTGCCGGAGGACCTTGCACCGATTGAACTCAGCGATAAACAACTGGAAACGCTGTGCTGCGCCAGTGACGCCACGACAGCCATGGTGAGCCTGGCCGATGCACTGCCGCCTGAGTGGAGCGCCGAGCAGCACTTTCAAGCGTGCTACGCCGCCATGCTCGACGCCACCCATGTGGGGTTGTTGCTGGCGCCCGAGCGTCAAGCCCACACCCTCGACAGGTTGCGCACCCTTTGCGCGCCACACCCCAGCGAAGACAGGACATGAACGGTATGTACAGATCCAGGGACGGCAGACCTCGCCTTGCCATGCTCGGTGCTTTGGCGGGCGCTTTGTGTGCGCAAAACGGTTTGGCCAGCACGCTCGAGGCGATCAATCACACCCACTGGGCGATCAACCGATTCAGTGTCGATGGCCGCTCAGGCATCGACATCATTGGTCCGTATCAGGGCGGTGGGGGCGGCTGCTGTTATGTCGCCCCGGCGCGTTGGCGGCCGGGGATGACGGTGCGTGTTGATTGGGAGAGTGGGGCGGGTAGTTCAGCTGGATTTCCAGGCTTCGCGGATCGGGAAAAATACTATGCGTGGATCGAAAAGATCGACTCCCAAAAACGCCAACTCACCAAAATAGTCCCTGTTCCCGACTACACAGGCCAGAAAGTCTGCGGCCTCACCGTTCACTTCCTGCCCTGCGATGACATCCAGGTCACCACCTCCTGCTACGCCTACGGCAGTCCCGAATACCCGATCAAAACCCCTCTGCAGTTGCCGGAGCCTCAGTCATGTCCGAAATGAAACATGCCAGTGTCTGCTACCCGCCACCGTTTCCTCTGGAGGGGCGTCTGCCCCGTCGGGTTGGGCAGGTTCAGCAAAATATCCTGCGCCAGTGCGAGCAGGAGCGGGGTTATCACGATGCACTGTGTCTGGCCGCCGGTCGCCGGGTAACGCCACCGTGCTGCAAGACCTTGCACGTCAGCCTGTTCTTCGACGGTACCGGCAATAACCTGAACAACGACCTGTACGAATCTGCGACAGTGCATCCGACGAACATCGCCCGGCTGTTTCGGGCCACCGTCGGAGCGGGTCATGCCGGTGGGACCGGGCACAACGACAGAGCCCAGCGGTTGACCGACGCGCCAGGCACCGGCAACGGCCAGTACTTCAAGTACTACATGCCTGGCGTCGGCACACCGTTTGCGGAGGTGGGCGACCTCAACTACACCACTGCCGGGCTGGCCGGGGCCTGGTTTGGCGAAGAGCGGATCAATTGGGCCCTGCTGATGCTGATCGATGCCCTGCGGCGCACGCTGGGCCTGCCGCGACAGGACAACATGAGCCTGAGGGCAGCGGTCCAGGCCATGGGCACGTTGCCAGGGCTGGAATCCATCAAGGGCCAGGCCAACCGGGCGACGGTGTTCAACAAGCAACTCACGTTGATCGAACAGCCGTTGCGCCTGGCCTTGGCGCAACCGAATCCGGGCTCTTCAAAACTGTTGGGTCTGAAGGTGTATGTCTACGGTTTTTCCAGGGGGGCAGCGGCAGCGCGGGCGTTTGTCAGTTGGCTGAATACATTGATGCGTTACCGCCCGAACTTGAAGCTGGGTGATCTGGAACTACCCCTGAGCGTGGAATACCTGGGGTTGTTGGACACCGTGGCCTCGGTGGGCATCGCCGACATCCTGCCGGGGGCGGATGGGCATATGAGCTGGGCCGATGGCAATCAGGAACTGCCCGGTGGTGGGCTGGTCAAGCGCTGCCTGCACCTGACGGCGGCGTTTGAGCAGCGACTGTGTTTTCCGCTGGAGTCGATACGGCGCGAGAGTGGTGCTTACCCGGTGAATAGTGTGGAGGTGATTTATCCAGGGGTGCATTCGGATTTGGGGGGAGGGTATCCGCCGGGGGATCAGGGGAAGGCTAACGGCGAAAGCGATCATTTGTTGTTGTCGCAAATATCCTTGAATGATTTGTATGCGGATGCTTTTGCACATGGCGCACCGTTAAAGGTTCCAAAAAAAATGTTACCAATCGGACTAGGCCATGAGCCATGGCGGGCAATGGCCCCCGAAGTCGTTTTAGAATTTATTACTGCGCCTATTTTAGTCGAGCGCTTCAACGCCTGGCGCCAGCTAACCTTGGGTCTACCGCCGGTCAATCAACCTCTACCCACAGAACAAATAGAACGCTACCAGCCCCTCACGTCCACCGCCACCTTGGAACAGGCCGCACGGACCCAGTTAGGCTGGATCACCGCCTGGCGCATCAATCGCTACGCTCTTGCCAGCCTCAAACAGACTCCGTTCTACCTCCAGGCAAGCGATACTGAAGCCGATACGGTGGCTCGTGAAAAAGCCAGGACCCAACGCAATCAAAATCAGGCTGCCGTCGAAAAACGCCGTCGCCAGCAACTCGCTATCGAGCGCGAAGGCCGCACGCCGAAAAGGCCACTGGAACCCGGGGTCAAGGACTTCGATGCCGACATGGGGCAAACCCAATTGCGCGAGGCCGCCGAGGAGTTTGGTGCAGCCTACCGCGACCCCGATCACCTGGCCTCCAGCCTGAGTCGAGTGTTACCGGCGAACACGCCGCCCTTGGTGGTGCTGCGCATCATCACCGCCGACGCCCGCGTTGAGTGCCGGCAAATGAAAGCGGCAGGGCAGGCCAGGGTCGACCAACTGTTTGCGCCGCCCGCTGGTTACCGCAATCGGCTGACTGCCGACGCCTATGGTCGCGTACACAAAACCGCCAACCCCAATGAACCGGTGGAGCTGTTGCGTGCGCTGTTTGATGACCAGGTCCACGACTCCCGCGCCTGGTTTCTTTATTCATTGGGCCGTGAGCCGATGGGCAGCTATTTCCGTGAGCGCATGGTGTTCTTCGGTGAAGCCAGCAGAAGAGAGCTCGCGCTCAATCCCGAAACCCAAGCGACGATGCTCGCCGACATCACAGCGTTACCTGCCTCGAATGCGGTCATTGCAACTTCACCCCCGGTCATGGAAGCCCACCGTTTGGCTGAGGCTCACAAGGCCATCGATGCGCACTGGGCGGCCTATTACGCCAGGCTCGGCGAGGTGAGCAATGTACAGATCTGATTCTGTTTCGCGATGCAGCGCTCAAGGAATTAAACCGATGTACACCTCTCTTTCATGCAATGTGTGGGTGGGTTTTCTTTGCTGTCTGGCTGGGGCCGCTTGGGTACAAAGCGCCCCGGCCGGCACGCTTGAGGCGATCAACCACACCCATTGGGCGATCAACCGATTCAGTGTCGAGGGTCGTTCAGGTATCGACATCATCGGCCCGTATCAGGGCGGCGGAGGCGGTTGCTGTTACGTCGCCCCGGCACGTTGGCAGCCGGGCATGACTGTGCGTGTTGATTGGGAGACTGGGGTGGCTTACTCCTATGACAATCCTGGCCTTAGTGATGAGGTTAAGTACGACGCGTGGCTAGACAAAATCGATGCCCAAAAACGCCAACTCACCAAAACAGTCCCAGTTCCCGACTACACCAACCAAAAAGTCTGCGGCCTCACCGTTCACTTTCTGCCCTGCGATGACATCCAGGTCACCACCTCCTGCTACGCCTACGGCAGCCCCGAATACCCGATCAAAACGCCGCTGCAGTTGCCGGAGCCTCAGTCATGCTCGAAGTAATGCGGGAGGTATGCCTGTCCAGGCTCGGCGAGGTGAGCAATGCACAGATCTGATTCTGCTTCGAGATGCAGCACTCCAGGAATTAAACCGATGCACATCTCTCTTTCATGCAATGCGTGGGTGGGTTTTCTCTGCTGTCTGGCTGGGGCCGCTTGGGTACAAAGCGCCCCGGCCGGCACGCTTGAGGCGATCAACCACACCCACTGGGCGATCAACCGATTCAGTGTCGAGGGTCGCTCAGGTATCGACATCATTGGCCCGTATCAGGGCGGCGGAGGCGGTTGCTGTTATGTCGCCCCGGCGCGTTGGCAGCCGGGTATGACGGTGCGTGTTGATTGGGAGACTGGGGCGGGTAGTTCAGAAGATTTTCCGGGCATAGGTGATTGGCCGAAGTTTTTAGCTTGGGAAAAGAAAATTAAAGCCCAAAAACGCCAACTCACCAAAATAGTCCCAGTCCCCGACTACACCGGCCAAAAAGTCTGCGGCCTCACCGTTCACTTTCTGCCCTGCGATGACATCCAGGTCACCACCTCCTGCTACGCCTACGGCAGTCCTGAATACCCGATCAAAACGCCGCTGCAGTTGCCGGAGCCTCAATCATGTTCGAAGTAATGCGGGAGGTATGCCGATCCAGGCTCCGCGAGGTGAGCAATGTACAGATCTGATTCTGCTCCGCGATGCAGCGCTTCCGGAATTAAACCGATGTACACCTCTCTTTCATGCAACGTATGGGTGGGTTGGCTCTGCTGTCTGGCTGGGGCCGCCTGGGTACAAAGCGCCCAGGCCGGCACGCTTGAGGCGATCAACCACACCCACTGGGCGATCAACCGATTCAGTGTCGAGGGTCGTTCAGGTATCGACATCATTGGTCCGTATCAGGGCGGCGGAGGTGGCTGCTGTTATGTCGCACCATCGCGCTGGAAGTCTGGCCTCACGGTGCGTGTGGATTGGGAAACAGGAGTGGCAGGTTCAAAAGGCTTTCCGGGATTTGCTGATCGCCCCAAATACCTTGCTTGGCTTGCCAAGATGGAGGTCCAAAAACGCCAACTCACCAAAATAGTCCCAGTTCCCGACTACACCGGCCAAAAAGTCTGCGGCCTCACCGTTCACTTCCTGCCTTGCGATGACATCCAGGTCACCACCTCCTGCTACGCCTACGGCAGCCCTGAATACCCGATCAAAACGCCGCTGCAGTTGCCGGAGCCTCAGTCATGTTCGAAGTAATGCGGGAGGTATGCCGATCCAGGCTCGGCGAGGTGAGCAATGCACAGATCTGATTCTGTTCCGCGATGCAGCACTCCCGGAATTAAACCGATGCACACCTCTCTTTCACGCAATGTGTGGGTGGGTTTTCTCTGCTGTCTGGCTGGGGCCGCCGAGGTACAAAGCGCCCAGGCCGGTACGCTTGAGGCGATCAACCACACCCATTGGGCGATCAACCGATTCAGTGTCGATGGTCGCTCAGGTATCGACATCATTGGCCCGTATCAGGGCGGCGGAGGCGGTTGCTGTTATATCGCCCCGGCGCGTTGGCAGCCGGGGATGACGGTGCGTGTTGATTGGGAGACTGGAGTGGGTAGTTCGAAGGGGTTTCCCGGTTTCGCTGATGAGGTCAAGTACGATGCTTGGCTGGATGGGATCGATGCCCAAAAACGCCAACTCACCAAAATAGTCCCAGTCCCCGACTACACCGGCCAAAAAGTCTGCGGCCTCACCGTTCACTTCCTGCCTTGCGATGACATCCAAGTCACCACCTCCTGCTACGCCTACGGTAGCCCCGAATACCCGATCAAAACCGCGCTGCAGTTGCCGGAGCCTCAATCATGTTCGAAGTAATGCGGGAGGTATGCCGATCCAGGCTCCGCGAGGTGAGCAATGCACAGATCTGATTCTGTTCCGCGATGCAGCGCTCAAGGAATTAAACCGATGTATACCTCTCTTTCACGCAATGTGTGGGTGAGTTGGCTCTGCTGTCTGGCTGGAGCCGCCTGGGTACAAAGCGCCCAGGCCGGCACGCTTGAGGCGATCAACCACACCCACTGGGCGATCAACCGATTCAGTGTCGAGGGTCGTTCAGGTATCGACATCATCGGCCCGTATCAGGGTGGCGGAGGCGGCTGCTGTTATGTCGCCCCGGCGCGTTGGCAGTTGGGGATGACGGTGCGTGTTGATTGGGAGACTGGAGTGGCCTATCCAGATGATTTTCCTGGGTTTGCCGATAGACCCAAGTATCTGGCTTGGGTTAAAAAAAATGATGGGCTCACGCGAAAGCACAGCAAAGACGTTCCCATCCCCGACTACACCAACCAAAAAGTCTGCGGCCTCACCGTTCACTTTCTGCCTTGCGATGACATCCAGGTCACCACCTCCTGCTACGCCTACGGCAGCCCCGAATACCCGATCAAAACGCCGCTGCAGTTGCCGGAGCCTCAATCATGTTCGAAGTAATGCGGGAGGTATGCCGATGAACTACTCCAGCCTCAACGAGGTGAGCAATGCACAGATTTGATTCTGCTCCGCGATGCAGCACTCCCGGAATTAAACCGATGTATACCTCTCTTTCACGCAATGTGTGGGTGGGTTGGCTCTGCTGTCTGGCTGGGGCCGCCTGGGTACAAAGCGCCCAGGCCGGCACGCTTGAGGCGATCAACCACACCCATTGGGCGATCAACCGATTCAGTGTCGAGGGTCGTTCAGGTATCGACATCATCGGTCCGTATCAGGGCGGTGGTGGTGGCTGCTGTTACGTCGCCCCGGCACGTTGGCAGCCGGGTATGACGGTGCGTGTTGATTGGGAGACTGGGGTGGCCTATCCAGATGGATTTCCAGGGTTTGCAGATGAAGGCAAATACGAGGCTTGGTCGAAGAAAGTTAGAGCCCAAAAACGCCAACTCACCAGAACAGTCCCAATCCCCGACTACACCGGCCAAAAAGTCTGCGGCCTCACCGTTCACTTTCTGCCCTGCGATGACATCCAGGTCACCACCTCCTGCTACGCCTACGGCAGCCCTGAATACCCGATCAAAACCCCGCTGCAGTTGCCGGAGCCTCAGTCATGCTCGAAGTAATGCGGGAGGTATGCCGATCCAGGCTCCGCGAGGTGAGCAATGTACAGATCTGATTCTGTTCTGCGATGCAGCACTCCAGGAATTAAACCGATGCACACCTCTCTTTCATGCAACGTGTGGGTGGGTTGGCTCTGCTGTATGGCTGGAGCCGCTTGGGTACAAAGCGCCCAGGCCGGCACGCTTGAGGCGATCAACCACACCCACTGGGCGATCAACCGATTCAGTGTCGAGGGTCGTTCAGGTATCGACATCATTGGCCCGTATCAGGGCGGTGGGGGCGGTTGCTGTTACGTCGCCCCGGCGCGTTGGCAGGCGGGGATGACGGTGCGTGTTGATTGGGAGACTGGGGTGGGTAGTTCGAAGGGGTTTCCCGGTTTCGCTGATGAGGTTAAGTACGACGCGTGGCTGGACAAAATCGATGCCCAAAAACGCCAACTCACCAAAATAGTCCCAGTTCCCGACTACACCGGCCAAAAAGTCTGCGGCCTCACTGTTCACTTTCTGCCTTGCGATGACATCCAGGTCACCACCTCCTGCTACGCCTACGGCAGCCCCGAATGCCCGATCAAAACCCCGCTGCAGTTGCCGGAGCCTCAGTCATGCTCGAAGTAATGCACGGCCAATATTGGGAGGTATGGTGATGAAATCGGTTATCCGTCAAGGCGACACACTGCGGGAATATGGCGGCGAAGTGCTGGAGGGGCATTACGAGTGTGATGGGAGCCCC encodes the following:
- a CDS encoding type VI secretion system Vgr family protein; amino-acid sequence: MASSVSPSVFFDHTRHILWVRNLAAQLDVLAFDGQEHLSQPFLYRVEFTSTERDLAADSLLGQDASFSLHAAPRTLPLFSLNPPPIKPLRTLYGVVTGFKRLSGSNDQAVYEITLQPRLALLDRGRQFRIYQHQSVPEIVESILRGRHDLEGQDFFFRLACEHPKREQVMQYGESDLKFIARLLADVGIWYRFTSDERLRIDVVEFCDSQIFYEFDIKLPYRPQSGLGSSGEDGVWALQSNHQVVEQQVHVRTYHHRHANAYLSAEVDQTRGATTTYGEAYHYAEPYTALGDPIDQHEDLQGGCGYFYARLSHERYLNEQTQLSGVSSSATLAPGQVLTITGGAPQAFSPRVVITGLKTKAARDRSFVASFTGMPYSETVCFRPQVEQKPQIAGTVPARVSSPEANDPYGHIDLEGRYKVHFLFDRDSWKAGEESVWLRLARPYAGDTHGLHLPLLAGTEVAVAFEQGDPDRPYIAHALHDSEHPDHVTLRNYKRNVLRTPANNKLRMDDTRGQEHVKLSTEHSGKSQLNLGHLVDAGREKRGEGFELRTDGWGAIRGGKGLFISADEQAMASDNMLAMAPASGEVADAKQQIADWQEIAQAHHSHQPAIEGLQQFQDSAKDLSASAMLLSAPEGIGAVTPASMLLKSGKSLYVQSSDEINLAAAQRLSVHANEAISLLAQQEGMRLVSGKGPLEIESHGDVMKLIAQQDITQQSVQGHLQLTAKNGITLGCGGAYIRLTPQGDIHIHGPGLLSLKGKHRLNPGTSEQFPLPELPGSVCKECLRKAQATGQGFVPREVQA
- a CDS encoding DUF4123 domain-containing protein; translated protein: MSAAPCDTWIELLEVSCAEVSVTCLDIIIDQAGSESPLLPSVLGVEPALPWHSLFTGLPEAAASELAPLLVRVDLAQPLQRQWLLGLAQALKGRSQLLVLASFWPFQELAEHLGQCLEVRNGGHLGLLRYYDPRVFPLLFSHVLEPEQQHRLLCPAVFWSWLDRDGIPRQLKGRVDALELPEDLAPIELSDKQLETLCCASDATTAMVSLADALPPEWSAEQHFQACYAAMLDATHVGLLLAPERQAHTLDRLRTLCAPHPSEDRT
- a CDS encoding DUF3304 domain-containing protein, producing MNGMYRSRDGRPRLAMLGALAGALCAQNGLASTLEAINHTHWAINRFSVDGRSGIDIIGPYQGGGGGCCYVAPARWRPGMTVRVDWESGAGSSAGFPGFADREKYYAWIEKIDSQKRQLTKIVPVPDYTGQKVCGLTVHFLPCDDIQVTTSCYAYGSPEYPIKTPLQLPEPQSCPK
- a CDS encoding DUF2235 domain-containing protein translates to MSEMKHASVCYPPPFPLEGRLPRRVGQVQQNILRQCEQERGYHDALCLAAGRRVTPPCCKTLHVSLFFDGTGNNLNNDLYESATVHPTNIARLFRATVGAGHAGGTGHNDRAQRLTDAPGTGNGQYFKYYMPGVGTPFAEVGDLNYTTAGLAGAWFGEERINWALLMLIDALRRTLGLPRQDNMSLRAAVQAMGTLPGLESIKGQANRATVFNKQLTLIEQPLRLALAQPNPGSSKLLGLKVYVYGFSRGAAAARAFVSWLNTLMRYRPNLKLGDLELPLSVEYLGLLDTVASVGIADILPGADGHMSWADGNQELPGGGLVKRCLHLTAAFEQRLCFPLESIRRESGAYPVNSVEVIYPGVHSDLGGGYPPGDQGKANGESDHLLLSQISLNDLYADAFAHGAPLKVPKKMLPIGLGHEPWRAMAPEVVLEFITAPILVERFNAWRQLTLGLPPVNQPLPTEQIERYQPLTSTATLEQAARTQLGWITAWRINRYALASLKQTPFYLQASDTEADTVAREKARTQRNQNQAAVEKRRRQQLAIEREGRTPKRPLEPGVKDFDADMGQTQLREAAEEFGAAYRDPDHLASSLSRVLPANTPPLVVLRIITADARVECRQMKAAGQARVDQLFAPPAGYRNRLTADAYGRVHKTANPNEPVELLRALFDDQVHDSRAWFLYSLGREPMGSYFRERMVFFGEASRRELALNPETQATMLADITALPASNAVIATSPPVMEAHRLAEAHKAIDAHWAAYYARLGEVSNVQI
- a CDS encoding DUF3304 domain-containing protein, with protein sequence MYTSLSCNVWVGFLCCLAGAAWVQSAPAGTLEAINHTHWAINRFSVEGRSGIDIIGPYQGGGGGCCYVAPARWQPGMTVRVDWETGVAYSYDNPGLSDEVKYDAWLDKIDAQKRQLTKTVPVPDYTNQKVCGLTVHFLPCDDIQVTTSCYAYGSPEYPIKTPLQLPEPQSCSK
- a CDS encoding DUF3304 domain-containing protein: MHISLSCNAWVGFLCCLAGAAWVQSAPAGTLEAINHTHWAINRFSVEGRSGIDIIGPYQGGGGGCCYVAPARWQPGMTVRVDWETGAGSSEDFPGIGDWPKFLAWEKKIKAQKRQLTKIVPVPDYTGQKVCGLTVHFLPCDDIQVTTSCYAYGSPEYPIKTPLQLPEPQSCSK
- a CDS encoding DUF3304 domain-containing protein codes for the protein MYTSLSCNVWVGWLCCLAGAAWVQSAQAGTLEAINHTHWAINRFSVEGRSGIDIIGPYQGGGGGCCYVAPSRWKSGLTVRVDWETGVAGSKGFPGFADRPKYLAWLAKMEVQKRQLTKIVPVPDYTGQKVCGLTVHFLPCDDIQVTTSCYAYGSPEYPIKTPLQLPEPQSCSK
- a CDS encoding DUF3304 domain-containing protein, which encodes MHTSLSRNVWVGFLCCLAGAAEVQSAQAGTLEAINHTHWAINRFSVDGRSGIDIIGPYQGGGGGCCYIAPARWQPGMTVRVDWETGVGSSKGFPGFADEVKYDAWLDGIDAQKRQLTKIVPVPDYTGQKVCGLTVHFLPCDDIQVTTSCYAYGSPEYPIKTALQLPEPQSCSK
- a CDS encoding DUF3304 domain-containing protein produces the protein MYTSLSRNVWVSWLCCLAGAAWVQSAQAGTLEAINHTHWAINRFSVEGRSGIDIIGPYQGGGGGCCYVAPARWQLGMTVRVDWETGVAYPDDFPGFADRPKYLAWVKKNDGLTRKHSKDVPIPDYTNQKVCGLTVHFLPCDDIQVTTSCYAYGSPEYPIKTPLQLPEPQSCSK
- a CDS encoding DUF3304 domain-containing protein, translated to MYTSLSRNVWVGWLCCLAGAAWVQSAQAGTLEAINHTHWAINRFSVEGRSGIDIIGPYQGGGGGCCYVAPARWQPGMTVRVDWETGVAYPDGFPGFADEGKYEAWSKKVRAQKRQLTRTVPIPDYTGQKVCGLTVHFLPCDDIQVTTSCYAYGSPEYPIKTPLQLPEPQSCSK
- a CDS encoding DUF3304 domain-containing protein; translated protein: MAGAAWVQSAQAGTLEAINHTHWAINRFSVEGRSGIDIIGPYQGGGGGCCYVAPARWQAGMTVRVDWETGVGSSKGFPGFADEVKYDAWLDKIDAQKRQLTKIVPVPDYTGQKVCGLTVHFLPCDDIQVTTSCYAYGSPECPIKTPLQLPEPQSCSK